A DNA window from Amycolatopsis sp. DSM 110486 contains the following coding sequences:
- a CDS encoding S9 family peptidase, with protein sequence MTRFEFPGSQGTPLAARLELPEGEPKAYALFAHCFTCNKDVVAATRVARGLTAFGVAVLRFDFTGLGGSEGEFANTDFSSNVADLVAAANHLREEYAAPKLLIGHSLGGAAVLAARHAVPEVRAVATIAAPADPQHVAKLLGDCREQIERHGEAEVVLAGRPFRIRKQFLDDIAAQPQAERIRGLKAALLVLHSPVDAEVGVENARVIFDTARHPKSFVALDGADHLLTGRADAAFAADILATWAKRYLA encoded by the coding sequence GTGACGAGATTTGAGTTTCCCGGGTCTCAGGGCACGCCGCTGGCGGCGCGGCTGGAGCTACCGGAGGGCGAGCCCAAGGCGTACGCGCTCTTCGCTCACTGCTTCACGTGCAACAAGGACGTGGTCGCGGCGACGCGGGTCGCGCGGGGGCTCACGGCGTTCGGCGTGGCCGTGCTGCGGTTCGACTTCACCGGGCTCGGCGGGTCGGAGGGCGAGTTCGCCAACACGGACTTCAGCTCGAACGTCGCCGACCTGGTCGCGGCCGCGAACCACCTGCGAGAGGAGTACGCCGCCCCGAAGCTGCTGATCGGGCACTCGCTCGGTGGCGCTGCCGTGCTGGCCGCGCGGCACGCCGTGCCGGAGGTGCGGGCCGTGGCGACGATCGCCGCGCCCGCCGATCCGCAGCACGTGGCGAAGCTGCTGGGTGACTGTCGCGAGCAGATCGAGCGCCACGGCGAGGCCGAGGTGGTGCTGGCGGGGCGGCCGTTCCGCATCCGCAAGCAGTTCCTGGACGACATCGCCGCGCAGCCGCAAGCGGAGCGGATCCGGGGGTTGAAGGCGGCGTTGCTGGTGCTGCATTCGCCGGTGGATGCCGAGGTGGGGGTGGAGAACGCCCGCGTCATCTTCGACACCGCGCGGCACCCGAAGTCGTTCGTCGCGCTCGACGGTGCCGACCACCTGCTCACGGGCCGCGCCGACGCCGCGTTCGCCGCGGACATCCTCGCCACCTGGGCCAAGCGCTACCTGGCCTGA
- a CDS encoding UbiD family decarboxylase, producing MTDEPLLSLRTHLDAIAGYGELRDVKGADWDLELGGIAELSYRMDPPPALLFDDIKGYASGLRVLTGSTGSPRRLGRTLRLGEDLDSVGVVDALRGKPSQWSAAARDFPVLPVSDAPLLANSVAGSEVNLLDFPVPRWHADDGGRFIGTGCFVVTSNPETGVHNGGCYRMEVQDDGRGVTVAMVPGKHGDQNVRAWFEKEGRAPVTVSFGHDPLLLVLGGTEVPGGVSELEYAGAVLGSRVPVVLGPDTGLPIPAGSEIAIEGWLRPDHQRDEGPFGEWTGYYSGKRRPNLAIDITRMYYRDNPILLGAPPGKPPHDYSYMRTVMKSAMIHDELAATGVPGVVKAWAHESGGGRLFIAVSLQQRYPGHARQVAYLAAQCPAAAYMNRYVVVVDDDVDPADPDEVIWAMSTRSDPSRDIEIMKQTWGSKLDPLYVDGSPTYNSRAIIDACRPFERLATFPKVASSDPAFLTSLADKWRDVLG from the coding sequence GTGACGGACGAACCCCTCCTCAGCCTCCGCACCCACCTCGACGCGATCGCGGGCTACGGCGAACTGCGCGACGTGAAGGGCGCCGACTGGGACCTCGAACTGGGCGGCATCGCCGAGCTGAGCTACCGGATGGACCCACCGCCCGCGCTGCTGTTCGACGACATCAAGGGCTACGCGAGCGGCCTGCGCGTCTTGACGGGCAGCACGGGTTCGCCGCGCCGGCTGGGCCGCACGCTGCGCCTCGGCGAGGACCTCGACTCCGTCGGCGTGGTGGACGCCCTCCGCGGCAAGCCTTCCCAGTGGTCGGCCGCCGCGCGGGACTTCCCCGTGCTGCCGGTGTCGGACGCGCCGCTGCTGGCCAACTCCGTGGCCGGCTCCGAGGTCAACCTCCTCGACTTCCCCGTGCCGCGCTGGCACGCCGACGACGGTGGGCGATTCATCGGCACCGGCTGCTTCGTGGTGACCTCCAACCCGGAAACCGGCGTCCACAACGGCGGCTGCTACCGCATGGAGGTCCAGGACGACGGCCGCGGCGTCACCGTCGCGATGGTGCCGGGCAAGCACGGTGACCAGAACGTGCGGGCCTGGTTCGAGAAGGAAGGCCGGGCGCCGGTCACGGTGTCGTTCGGCCACGACCCGCTGCTGCTCGTGCTCGGCGGCACGGAGGTGCCAGGCGGGGTTTCGGAGCTGGAGTACGCGGGCGCGGTGCTGGGTTCGCGGGTGCCGGTCGTGCTGGGCCCCGACACCGGCCTCCCCATCCCCGCCGGCAGCGAGATCGCCATCGAGGGCTGGCTGCGGCCGGACCACCAGCGGGACGAAGGCCCGTTCGGCGAGTGGACCGGGTACTACTCCGGCAAGCGCCGGCCGAACCTGGCCATCGACATCACGCGCATGTACTACCGCGACAACCCGATCCTGCTCGGCGCGCCGCCCGGGAAACCGCCGCACGACTACTCGTACATGCGGACCGTGATGAAGTCGGCGATGATCCACGACGAGCTCGCCGCCACGGGCGTGCCGGGCGTGGTGAAGGCGTGGGCGCACGAATCGGGCGGCGGCCGGCTGTTCATCGCCGTTTCGCTGCAGCAGCGCTACCCCGGCCACGCGCGGCAGGTCGCGTACCTCGCCGCCCAGTGCCCCGCCGCGGCGTACATGAACCGCTACGTGGTCGTCGTGGACGACGACGTCGACCCCGCCGACCCCGACGAGGTCATCTGGGCCATGTCCACCCGCAGCGACCCGTCCCGCGACATCGAGATCATGAAGCAGACGTGGGGCAGCAAGCTGGACCCGCTGTACGTGGACGGTTCTCCCACCTACAACAGCCGCGCCATCATCGACGCCTGCCGCCCCTTCGAACGCCTGGCCACCTTCCCCAAGGTGGCCTCCAGCGACCCGGCGTTCCTGACCTCGCTGGCCGACAAGTGGCGTGACGTGCTGGGCTGA
- a CDS encoding alpha/beta fold hydrolase has translation MNVETPQGTLHVHRTGTSGRPLLLLHPLALSGAVWDPVARFFSAEAQVLALDARGHGESTWDGADFTVDDMAADAAAVIAAADAGPADVVGLSMGASTALALAATRPELVHRLVLADGTAYYGDDAVPVWAERAERATTVPRDKQLDFQRDRWFAEPFLTGHPDEVERVCEIFLKTDSAAHGAACRALGGLDARARLGDVTAPTLVVVGEEDYATPPAMSEAVAAGIANAELRILEKTRHLSLLERPDLWPSLASFFGGTQ, from the coding sequence GTGAACGTCGAAACCCCGCAGGGCACGCTGCACGTCCACCGGACGGGAACGTCCGGCCGGCCGCTGCTGCTCCTGCACCCGCTCGCGCTGTCCGGAGCGGTCTGGGACCCGGTGGCGCGGTTCTTCTCGGCTGAGGCGCAGGTGCTGGCCCTGGACGCGCGCGGCCACGGCGAGTCCACTTGGGACGGTGCCGACTTCACGGTCGACGACATGGCGGCGGACGCGGCGGCCGTAATCGCCGCCGCGGACGCCGGCCCCGCCGACGTCGTCGGCCTGTCCATGGGCGCCAGCACCGCGCTGGCCCTCGCGGCGACGCGGCCCGAGCTTGTGCACCGGCTGGTCCTGGCCGATGGCACGGCGTATTACGGTGACGACGCCGTGCCGGTCTGGGCGGAGCGAGCCGAGCGGGCGACGACGGTGCCCCGGGACAAGCAGCTCGACTTCCAACGCGACCGGTGGTTCGCCGAGCCGTTCCTCACCGGCCACCCGGACGAGGTCGAGCGCGTCTGCGAGATCTTCCTCAAGACCGACTCCGCAGCTCACGGTGCTGCCTGCCGCGCACTCGGCGGCCTGGACGCGCGTGCCCGCCTCGGCGACGTGACGGCCCCGACTCTCGTGGTCGTCGGCGAGGAGGACTACGCGACTCCGCCCGCGATGTCCGAGGCAGTGGCCGCGGGCATCGCCAACGCCGAGCTGCGCATCCTGGAGAAGACCCGCCACCTCAGCCTCCTGGAGCGACCGGACCTGTGGCCCTCGCTGGCCTCGTTCTTCGGCGGCACGCAGTGA